One segment of Rosa chinensis cultivar Old Blush chromosome 6, RchiOBHm-V2, whole genome shotgun sequence DNA contains the following:
- the LOC112170910 gene encoding LOW QUALITY PROTEIN: S-adenosyl-L-methionine-dependent uroporphyrinogen III methyltransferase, chloroplastic (The sequence of the model RefSeq protein was modified relative to this genomic sequence to represent the inferred CDS: deleted 1 base in 1 codon; substituted 2 bases at 2 genomic stop codons) has product MALIKRLQSLSSTHFGKPNSLNPQPLCSLHFNSPSCTSPFTEKHSIERYQRDQRLYNNQLEQTTLCSLLPDCDADSDFTRQNDIALQLPELRKLLQVLREERREGGCGGGTCGPGNVFLVGLGLGTLNSXHXRLYDRLVSNDVLDFVASDARPVYVGKTAGYHSRTQEEIHELLLSFAEAGATVVRLKGGDPLVFRRGGEETDFLQQQGIQVQVIPAMEIGEFASHMVPGLH; this is encoded by the exons ATGGCGTTGATAAAGAG GCTTCAATCTCTTTCTTCCACCCATTTCGGAAAACCCAATTCCTTAAACCCTCAACCCCTTTGCTCTCTACACTTCAACTCCCCTTCTTGTACTTCTCCTTTTACAGAGAAGCATTCTATTGAGAGGTACCAGAGAGACCAGCGGCTATACAATAACCAATTGGAGCAAACCACTCTATGCTCTCTCCTTCCTGATTGTGATGCTGATTCTGATTTCACAAGGCAAAATGACATTGCCTTGCAGCTACCAGAGCTGAGAAAGCTGCTTCAGGTgttgagagaggagaga agggaaggAGGGTGTGGTGGAGGCACGTGTGGGCCTGGAAATGTCTTCTTAGTGGGCCTGGGCCTGGGGACCTTGAACTCCTGACATTGAAGGCTGTATGATAGGTTGGTGTCCAATGATGTGTTGGATTTTGTTGCCTCTGATGCTCGACCTGTCTATGTGGGCAAGACTGCTGGGTACCATAGCAGAACCCAG GAGGAGATACATGAATTGCTACTGAGTTTTGCTGAAGCTGGAGCTACTGTTGTCAGACTAAAAGGAGGGGATCCATTG GTGTTTAGAAGGGGTGGAGAGGAGACGGATTTTTTGCAACAGCAAGGAATTCAAGTGCAAGTTATTCCAG CTATGGAGATTGGGGAGTTTGCTTCACATATGGTACCTGGTTTGCACTAG
- the LOC112172093 gene encoding protein JINGUBANG produces MRKERGGTMVAERTTFHRPKFGALLQSDPNIPSPNTHNNSDKEHSVRSSSVSPGYYDNNSSNVRSSATSPGYYDTNPFSSSASPGYYDNARAMSVSPATTLGFYDDNNNVQGSSVGSTPYAMSPWNHESPYNKSPWIAPSPLNPLMDERCLPESGLVGSLVREQGHIYSLAVSGDLLYTGSDSKNIRVWKNLKDFTGFKSNSGLVKTIVICGEKIFTGHQDGKIRVWKVSQKKPSLHKRIGSLPALKDFIRSSMNPKNYVEVRRHRNVVKIRHFDAVSCMSLNEELGLLYSGSWDKTFKVWRIADSKCLESVSAHDDAVNSVVVGFDSLVFTGSADGTVKVWRRELQGKGSTHFLVQTLLKQENAVTALAVNRSAAIVYCGSSDGNVNYWEREKHLSHGGVLRGHRLAVLCLAAAGNLVFSGSADKNICVWRREVGPGGSHSCLSVLTGHLGPVKCLTVEEDRSRAEDKTDQKWIVYSGSLDRSVKVWRVSEQPPDLRRMVLSEKQASSKSNYSNY; encoded by the coding sequence ATGAGAAAGGAAAGAGGTGGAACTATGGTGGCGGAACGTACCACATTCCACAGACCAAAATTCGGAGCCCTATTGCAGTCCGATCCAAACATACCATCCCCAAATACACACAATAACAGTGACAAAGAGCACAGCGTACGTAGCTCATCCGTGAGCCCCGGTTACTACGACAACAACAGCAGCAACGTGCGCAGCTCAGCCACGAGCCCCGGTTATTACGACACCAACCCCTTCAGCTCCTCCGCCAGTCCCGGGTACTACGACAACGCACGTGCGATGTCAGTGAGCCCGGCCACAACTCTCGGGTTCTACGACGACAACAACAACGTGCAGGGCAGCAGCGTCGGTTCAACTCCATACGCCATGTCGCCGTGGAACCATGAGTCGCCATACAACAAGTCGCCGTGGATAGCGCCATCGCCGTTAAACCCGTTGATGGACGAGAGGTGCTTGCCTGAGAGCGGGCTTGTTGGGTCGTTGGTACGAGAACAAGGGCATATATATTCGCTAGCGGTGAGCGGAGACTTGTTGTATACCGGGTCGGATAGTAAGAACATCCGGGTCTGGAAGAACTTGAAGGATTTCACCGGGTTCAAATCTAACAGCGGGTTGGTGAAAACCATTGTGATTTGCGGAGAGAAGATATTCACGGGTCACCAAGATGGAAAAATCCGGGTATGGAAAGTTTCTCAGAAAAAGCCGAGCCTTCACAAAAGGATCGGATCATTGCCGGCGTTGAAAGATTTCATCCGGAGCTCTATGAACCCGAAGAATTACGTGGAGGTCAGACGCCACCGTAACGTGGTGAAGATCAGACACTTTGACGCGGTCTCGTGTATGAGCTTGAACGAAGAACTAGGGCTCTTATATTCCGGTTCATGGGACAAGACGTTCAAGGTTTGGAGAATTGCGGATTCCAAGTGTTTGGAATCTGTATCGGCTCATGATGACGCCGTGAACTCTGTGGTCGTTGGTTTTGATTCGTTGGTGTTCACCGGCTCGGCGGACGGGACTGTAAAAGTGTGGAGGAGAGAGCTACAAGGAAAAGGCTCGACGCATTTCTTGGTGCAGACATTGCTGAAGCAAGAGAACGCAGTGACGGCATTGGCGGTGAACCGATCGGCGGCGATCGTTTACTGCGGCTCGTCGGACGGGAACGTCAACTATTGGGAACGTGAGAAGCATCTTTCACACGGTGGGGTTCTCCGCGGCCACAGGCTTGCCGTGCTCTGCCTTGCCGCAGCCGGGAACTTGGTGTTCAGCGGCTCGGCGGACAAGAACATTTGCGTGTGGAGAAGGGAGGTTGGCCCGGGAGGGTCCCACTCGTGCCTGTCGGTCTTGACGGGCCACTTAGGACCCGTCAAGTGCCTGACCGTAGAGGAAGACCGCAGCCGCGCCGAGGACAAAACCGACCAGAAATGGATTGTGTACAGTGGGAGCTTGGATAGGTCGGTGAAGGTGTGGCGGGTTTCTGAGCAACCACCGGACTTAAGGCGGATGGTGTTGTCGGAGAAGCAAGCTTCTTCTAAGAGTAACTATTCTAACTACTAA